A genomic segment from Streptomyces antibioticus encodes:
- a CDS encoding DoxX family protein — translation MTHSMRSDTYPPYPDGGGRGWRDTATRYALLPLRIFLGVTFIYAGLDKLTDSAFMKDGGAGSIGDTMRAVRDSSAVPALVDLALKNPVGFGYAIALGELAVGIGALVGLLTRLAALGGALISLSLWLTVSWSAEPYYYGNDLPYLMGWIPLILAGASVLSLDAAWRRRRRERAEGLT, via the coding sequence ATGACTCACAGTATGCGAAGTGACACGTACCCTCCTTATCCCGACGGCGGCGGCCGGGGCTGGCGGGACACCGCCACCCGGTACGCCCTGCTTCCCCTGCGGATCTTCCTCGGCGTCACCTTCATCTACGCCGGTCTCGACAAACTCACCGACAGCGCCTTCATGAAGGACGGCGGCGCCGGCTCCATCGGCGACACCATGCGGGCCGTCCGTGACTCCTCGGCCGTTCCGGCCCTGGTCGACCTGGCCCTGAAGAACCCCGTCGGCTTCGGCTACGCCATCGCCCTCGGTGAACTCGCCGTCGGCATCGGCGCCCTGGTGGGTCTGCTGACCCGCCTCGCCGCCCTCGGCGGCGCCCTGATCTCGCTCAGCCTCTGGCTCACCGTGAGCTGGTCCGCCGAGCCCTACTACTACGGCAACGACCTCCCCTACCTCATGGGCTGGATCCCCCTGATCCTCGCGGGCGCCTCCGTCCTCTCCCTGGACGCGGCCTGGCGCCGAAGGCGCCGGGAGCGGGCGGAGGGGCTGACGTAA
- a CDS encoding DUF4429 domain-containing protein: MAEIIQRDGTWAFDGTTVRITPGLHRSVPLFRQSYGEIAVPLEAVAGVVYEPERRRGRLRMRLREGADPLLQATGGRLPDAADPYRLAVDVDRAGVAEYVAEEIRHALLLDDVPKEPTGAYLLPGPPVPVSVRSSDGRVSFDGTQVRIDWADTSDRVKRATGPRIIAVADLVHVEWLPNSGYEDGFLRFATRETVFSKLPPEKDPYALDLWGNVRRDLLTALVATAVTARLPHPSARTERTRPTDPPDGTRPRRRPASVPAQADHHDVLLRRLRELGELHRDGVLTDEEFTRTKSVILRGFRPV; encoded by the coding sequence ATGGCCGAGATCATCCAGCGGGACGGGACCTGGGCCTTCGACGGCACGACGGTCCGGATCACGCCGGGACTCCACCGTTCCGTGCCGCTGTTCCGGCAGTCGTACGGGGAGATCGCGGTGCCGCTGGAGGCGGTCGCCGGGGTCGTCTACGAGCCCGAGCGCAGGCGGGGGCGGCTGCGGATGCGGCTGCGGGAGGGCGCCGACCCGCTGCTCCAGGCGACGGGCGGACGGCTGCCCGACGCGGCGGATCCCTACCGGCTGGCCGTGGACGTGGACCGGGCCGGGGTCGCCGAGTACGTGGCCGAGGAAATCCGGCACGCGCTGCTGCTCGACGACGTCCCCAAGGAGCCGACCGGTGCCTATCTGCTGCCCGGCCCTCCGGTGCCGGTGTCGGTCCGCTCCTCCGACGGCAGGGTCTCCTTCGACGGGACGCAGGTGCGGATCGACTGGGCCGACACCTCGGACCGGGTGAAGCGGGCGACGGGGCCGCGCATCATCGCCGTGGCGGACCTGGTGCATGTGGAGTGGCTGCCCAACTCCGGCTACGAGGACGGCTTCCTGCGGTTCGCGACCCGGGAGACGGTGTTCTCGAAGCTGCCGCCGGAGAAGGACCCGTACGCCCTGGACCTGTGGGGCAATGTGCGCCGGGACCTGCTGACCGCCCTGGTGGCGACGGCGGTGACCGCGCGGCTGCCGCACCCCTCCGCCCGCACGGAACGGACCCGTCCGACGGATCCACCGGACGGTACACGGCCTCGGCGGCGACCCGCGTCCGTGCCCGCCCAGGCCGACCATCACGACGTACTGCTGCGCCGGCTGCGGGAGTTGGGCGAGCTGCATCGCGACGGGGTGCTCACGGACGAGGAGTTCACCCGGACGAAGTCCGTGATACTGCGCGGCTTCCGCCCGGTCTAG
- a CDS encoding GbsR/MarR family transcriptional regulator: MPGGRLTQQERREIALGLADGLAYAEIARRLDRPTSTITREVLRNGGPTAYRADLAHRATERRAHRRRQPAPRGTEAPEQAYGRDAEAVRAYEETLTTVMTASGMPSMMARVLACLTLTDTGSLTASELVQRLQVSPASVSKAIAFLESQGLVRRERDERRRDRYVVDDDVWYQSMMASARSIAHLVETAREGVQVFVPGTPAAVRLENIARFLDFVSESTARAAEQAREILRTRPATVAPDAT; the protein is encoded by the coding sequence ATGCCGGGAGGCAGGCTCACCCAGCAGGAACGCCGGGAGATCGCGCTGGGACTGGCCGACGGCCTCGCCTACGCCGAGATCGCCAGACGCCTCGACCGGCCGACCTCCACGATCACCCGCGAGGTGCTGCGCAACGGCGGCCCCACCGCCTACCGCGCCGACCTGGCGCACCGGGCCACCGAGCGCCGCGCCCACCGTCGACGGCAGCCCGCCCCGCGCGGGACCGAGGCGCCCGAGCAGGCGTACGGCCGGGACGCCGAGGCCGTGCGCGCCTACGAGGAGACGCTCACCACCGTCATGACGGCCTCCGGCATGCCGTCGATGATGGCGCGCGTCCTGGCCTGCCTCACCCTCACCGACACCGGCAGCCTCACCGCGTCCGAACTCGTACAGCGCCTCCAGGTGAGCCCGGCGTCCGTGTCCAAGGCGATCGCGTTCCTGGAGAGCCAGGGCCTCGTCCGCCGGGAACGCGACGAACGCCGCCGTGACCGCTATGTCGTCGACGACGACGTCTGGTACCAGTCGATGATGGCCAGCGCCCGCTCCATCGCCCACCTCGTCGAGACGGCGCGGGAGGGCGTCCAGGTCTTCGTCCCCGGCACCCCGGCCGCCGTCCGCCTGGAGAACATCGCCCGCTTCCTCGACTTCGTCTCCGAGAGCACCGCCCGCGCCGCGGAACAGGCCCGCGAGATCCTCCGCACCCGGCCCGCGACGGTCGCCCCGGATGCCACCTAG